One Actinoplanes missouriensis 431 DNA segment encodes these proteins:
- a CDS encoding glycerophosphodiester phosphodiesterase → MADRRQVLRIGVAAAAAPALAGTVAAPALAGPGEKAAQTGAAQTATTPAGNGRKAALLIVGHRGASGYRPEHTLASYELAARMGADYMEPDLVITKDGVLVCRHEPEIGGTTDVASRPEFADRKRTVVLDGVSVTGWWTHDFTLPELKTLRATERIPAIRQQNTLYDGRFEVPTFQEVLDLRKRLSKELDRELGVFPETKHPTYFKNLGLALEGPLVRTLRRNGLDRRGAKVFVQSFEATNLRELADRYRIQVPLVFLTGASGGPFNDPRSYADYLTPAGLRELNDYVSGLGPEKGQIIPRKADGTLGTPTSLVRDAHRAGLKVIPYTFRAENSFLPAELRVGADPSAYGKAIDEQVTFLRTGIDGLFTDNPDVGVLARTLV, encoded by the coding sequence GTGGCAGATCGCCGTCAGGTGCTGCGCATCGGAGTCGCGGCCGCCGCCGCTCCCGCGCTCGCCGGCACCGTGGCCGCACCCGCGCTGGCCGGACCCGGTGAGAAGGCCGCGCAGACCGGGGCCGCGCAGACCGCGACCACGCCGGCCGGCAACGGCCGGAAGGCCGCGCTGCTGATCGTCGGGCACCGGGGCGCCTCCGGCTACCGGCCGGAGCACACGCTCGCGTCCTACGAGCTGGCCGCCCGGATGGGCGCCGACTACATGGAACCCGACCTGGTCATCACGAAGGACGGCGTGCTGGTCTGCCGGCACGAGCCGGAGATCGGCGGGACCACCGACGTGGCGTCGCGGCCGGAGTTCGCCGACCGCAAGCGGACTGTGGTGCTCGACGGGGTCAGCGTCACCGGCTGGTGGACGCACGACTTCACCCTGCCCGAGCTGAAGACGCTGCGGGCGACCGAGCGGATCCCGGCGATCCGGCAGCAGAACACGCTGTACGACGGCCGGTTCGAGGTGCCGACGTTCCAGGAGGTCCTGGACCTGCGCAAGCGGCTGTCGAAGGAGCTCGACCGGGAGCTGGGCGTGTTCCCGGAGACGAAGCACCCGACGTACTTCAAGAATCTGGGTCTTGCTCTGGAGGGGCCGCTGGTGCGCACGCTGCGCCGCAACGGCCTGGACCGGCGGGGCGCGAAGGTGTTCGTGCAGTCGTTCGAGGCGACGAACCTGCGGGAGCTGGCCGACCGGTACCGCATCCAGGTTCCGCTGGTGTTCCTGACCGGCGCGTCCGGCGGGCCGTTCAACGACCCGCGCAGCTACGCGGACTACCTGACCCCGGCCGGGCTGCGGGAGCTCAACGACTACGTGAGCGGCCTCGGCCCGGAGAAGGGTCAGATCATCCCGCGGAAGGCGGACGGCACGCTCGGCACGCCGACCAGCCTGGTCCGGGACGCGCACAGGGCGGGGCTGAAGGTCATCCCCTACACGTTCCGGGCGGAGAACTCGTTCCTGCCGGCGGAGCTGCGGGTGGGTGCCGACCCGAGCGCCTACGGCAAGGCGATCGACGAGCAGGTGACGTTCCTGCGTACCGGAATCGACGGCCTTTTCACCGACAACCCGGACGTGGGCGTCCTGGCTCGCACCCTGGTGTAA
- a CDS encoding inorganic phosphate transporter, with protein MTETSVILALVVLTALAFDFTNGFHDTANAMATSIATKALRPKTAVALSGILNLVGAFLSVEVALTVTNAVVKIQDKTGAPKTELLADGGSGLLLIILAGLVGGIVWNLLTWLVGLPSSSSHALFGGLVGATIAGLGWGGVNWNGDGSKLDGVVGKVLLPAVLSPVIAALVAAVGTWIIFKITAGVAARFTDKGFKWGQIGSASLVSLAHGTNDAQKTMGVITLALIASGHWSDTDNIPLWVKVSAALAIALGTYLGGWRIIRTLGKGLTDISPPQGTAAQSGAAAVILASSHLGFALSTTHVATGSVLGSGLGRPGATVRWAVAGRMVAAWMITLPAAGLVGALMWWIGDAVGGMAGALVVFTLLVLVSVAMWMRSRSGRVDADNVNDEWDSSEIPAISEKPVPAPAS; from the coding sequence GTGACAGAAACATCCGTGATCTTGGCGCTGGTGGTCCTCACGGCACTGGCCTTTGATTTCACCAACGGGTTCCATGACACCGCGAACGCGATGGCCACCTCCATCGCGACGAAGGCGCTACGGCCCAAAACCGCCGTCGCGCTCTCCGGCATCCTGAACCTGGTCGGCGCCTTCCTCTCCGTCGAGGTCGCGCTCACCGTCACCAACGCCGTAGTGAAGATCCAGGACAAGACCGGCGCGCCGAAGACCGAGCTCCTCGCCGACGGCGGCAGCGGCCTCCTGCTGATCATCCTGGCCGGTCTGGTCGGTGGCATCGTCTGGAACCTGCTGACCTGGCTGGTCGGCCTCCCCTCCAGCTCCTCGCACGCGCTCTTCGGCGGCCTGGTCGGCGCGACCATCGCCGGCCTCGGCTGGGGCGGCGTGAACTGGAACGGCGACGGCTCGAAGCTGGACGGCGTGGTCGGCAAGGTGCTCCTGCCGGCGGTGCTGTCCCCGGTCATCGCGGCCCTCGTCGCCGCCGTCGGCACCTGGATCATCTTCAAGATCACGGCGGGTGTGGCGGCGCGTTTCACCGACAAGGGCTTCAAGTGGGGCCAGATCGGCAGCGCCTCGCTCGTCTCGCTGGCGCACGGCACCAACGACGCGCAGAAGACGATGGGCGTGATCACCCTCGCCCTGATCGCCAGCGGCCACTGGAGCGACACCGACAACATCCCGCTCTGGGTCAAGGTGTCCGCCGCCCTCGCCATCGCGCTCGGCACCTACCTCGGCGGGTGGCGGATCATCCGTACCCTCGGCAAGGGTCTGACCGACATCAGCCCGCCGCAGGGCACCGCCGCGCAGTCCGGCGCCGCCGCCGTCATCCTGGCGTCCAGCCACCTCGGGTTCGCGCTCTCCACCACGCACGTCGCCACCGGCTCGGTGCTCGGCTCCGGCCTCGGCCGCCCCGGCGCCACGGTCCGCTGGGCGGTCGCCGGACGCATGGTCGCCGCCTGGATGATCACGCTGCCCGCGGCCGGCCTGGTCGGCGCGCTGATGTGGTGGATCGGTGACGCGGTCGGCGGGATGGCCGGCGCGCTCGTGGTGTTCACCCTGCTCGTCCTGGTCTCCGTCGCGATGTGGATGCGCTCGCGGTCCGGCCGGGTCGACGCCGACAACGTCAACGACGAGTGGGACAGCAGCGAGATCCCCGCGATCTCCGAGAAGCCCGTCCCGGCTCCGGCCAGCTGA
- a CDS encoding PQQ-dependent sugar dehydrogenase: MLRRLAVLTIAGAAALVAPSVAAAHPGHDLPPSSDFQKVTLDDFPGEPIALAVLPDRRVLHTARTGEVRIHEPSTGRNVLAAKIPVYLHDEEGVQGIAIDPDFQHNRWVYVYYSPVLNTPTDDPATPGVNEGDAPSEGTAADFAPFKGHLQLSRFKLYGNTLKLNTEQKILQVPTDRGQCCHVGGKIDFDRAGNLLLSTGDDSNPFFSSGYTPIDERANRNPVFDAQRSSGNTNDLRGKLLRIKVGHNGRYTVPKGNLFRPGTPKTKPEIYAMGLRNPFRFTVDPDTNVIYMADYSPDAQNPNPARGPAGHGRWMAIDKPANYGWPYCVAPDMPYVDFDFATEVSGAPFNCAAPVNESPNNTGLRNLPPVERAEVIYSYGASAQWPELGTGGIGPMGGPAYDYNRWSRSPIKWPAEYDGLPLFAEWTRDYVKAFHLDRRNQVTQIDPVLPELVFDNPMDLEFGPDGALYVLEYGDGYFAENPDAQLSRFDFVRGNRTPIPRITATPASGEAPLTVSFSSAGTVDPDGDALRYAWDFDADGRVDSRQPNGTYTFTENGNYRPVLKVTDSTGRSASAEVILPVGTLAPAVEFVTPVEGQPFQFGDTVNYEVQVTDDQPVDCARVTVTYILGHAEHGHPLSTSAGCTGSITTFVDPGHAGAEGLTAVFVASYTDTGTPPQTGTAEVVLEPTE; this comes from the coding sequence ATGTTGCGCCGACTCGCAGTTCTCACCATCGCCGGAGCGGCCGCCCTGGTCGCCCCGTCCGTGGCCGCCGCCCATCCCGGGCACGACCTCCCGCCGTCCTCCGACTTCCAGAAGGTCACCCTCGACGACTTCCCGGGCGAGCCGATCGCGCTCGCCGTGCTGCCGGACCGGCGGGTGCTGCACACCGCCCGCACCGGCGAGGTGCGCATCCACGAGCCCTCCACCGGCCGCAACGTCCTCGCCGCGAAGATCCCGGTCTACCTGCACGACGAGGAGGGCGTGCAGGGCATCGCGATCGACCCGGACTTCCAGCACAACAGGTGGGTCTACGTCTACTACTCGCCGGTGCTGAACACGCCGACCGACGACCCGGCCACCCCCGGCGTCAACGAGGGCGACGCGCCGTCGGAGGGCACCGCCGCCGACTTCGCGCCGTTCAAGGGTCACCTCCAGCTGTCCCGGTTCAAGCTGTACGGCAACACGCTGAAGCTGAACACCGAGCAGAAGATCCTCCAGGTGCCGACCGACCGCGGCCAGTGCTGTCACGTCGGTGGCAAGATCGATTTCGACCGGGCGGGCAACCTGCTGCTCTCCACCGGTGACGACAGCAACCCGTTCTTCTCCAGCGGATACACGCCGATCGACGAGCGGGCGAACCGCAACCCGGTCTTCGACGCCCAGCGCAGCTCCGGCAACACCAACGACCTGCGCGGCAAGCTGCTGCGGATCAAGGTCGGTCACAACGGTCGCTACACCGTGCCGAAGGGCAACCTGTTCAGGCCGGGCACGCCGAAGACCAAGCCCGAGATCTACGCGATGGGCCTGCGCAACCCGTTCCGGTTCACCGTCGACCCGGACACGAACGTGATCTACATGGCCGACTACTCGCCGGACGCGCAGAACCCCAACCCGGCGCGCGGACCGGCCGGCCACGGGCGGTGGATGGCGATCGACAAGCCGGCGAACTACGGCTGGCCGTACTGCGTGGCGCCGGACATGCCCTACGTCGACTTCGACTTCGCCACCGAGGTCTCCGGCGCGCCGTTCAACTGCGCGGCGCCGGTCAACGAGTCGCCGAACAACACCGGGCTGCGCAACCTGCCTCCGGTGGAGCGGGCCGAGGTCATCTACTCGTACGGGGCCAGCGCGCAGTGGCCGGAGCTCGGCACCGGTGGCATCGGCCCGATGGGCGGGCCGGCCTACGACTACAACAGGTGGTCGCGGTCGCCGATCAAGTGGCCTGCCGAATATGACGGGCTGCCGCTGTTCGCCGAGTGGACCCGTGACTACGTGAAGGCGTTCCACCTGGACCGCCGGAACCAGGTCACCCAGATCGACCCGGTCCTGCCGGAGCTGGTCTTCGACAACCCGATGGACCTGGAGTTCGGCCCGGACGGCGCGCTCTACGTCCTGGAGTACGGCGACGGGTACTTCGCCGAGAACCCGGACGCCCAGCTCTCCCGGTTCGACTTCGTGCGCGGCAACCGGACGCCGATCCCGCGGATCACCGCCACGCCCGCCTCGGGGGAGGCGCCGCTGACCGTCTCCTTCTCCAGCGCCGGCACCGTCGACCCGGACGGCGACGCCCTGCGGTACGCGTGGGACTTCGACGCCGACGGCCGGGTCGACTCGCGGCAGCCGAACGGCACGTACACTTTCACCGAGAACGGCAACTACCGGCCGGTTCTCAAGGTCACCGACAGCACCGGGCGGTCCGCGTCCGCCGAGGTGATCCTGCCGGTCGGCACGCTCGCCCCGGCCGTCGAGTTCGTGACGCCGGTCGAGGGGCAGCCGTTCCAGTTCGGTGACACGGTGAACTACGAGGTCCAGGTCACCGACGACCAGCCGGTGGACTGCGCGCGGGTGACCGTGACGTACATCCTGGGCCATGCCGAGCACGGGCACCCGCTCTCCACGTCGGCCGGCTGCACCGGATCGATCACCACGTTCGTGGACCCGGGTCACGCCGGGGCGGAGGGACTGACGGCGGTCTTCGTGGCCTCGTACACGGACACCGGCACCCCGCCGCAGACCGGCACCGCGGAGGTGGTCCTGGAACCCACTGAGTGA
- a CDS encoding sugar phosphate isomerase/epimerase family protein — translation MPQSLSRRGLLGAAAAAGAAGALAAPAAAATAGSGGHGRLSRVPRDQISVQLYTLRNQLAIDLEGSLAELAEIGYTRIEHAGFVGRTAAQFRAALDNAGIRATSGHVGIPQPFDADTWKRALEDAAIVGNKFIVHPFFGQGPNGPIRDAAVYRAFAADLNKAGALARRAGLSFGYHNHHAEFFPQTQNVRPGTRVTGFDILTGETDPRLVHLEVDLFWAYRGASDPVDLIREHRGRIRQVHVKDLDANASFADPGDGLIDFGRIFEHSREAGLVEYIVERDDAGSPPRTPADALVTAERGYAYLKGLRF, via the coding sequence ATGCCGCAGTCACTCAGTCGTCGCGGGCTGCTCGGCGCCGCCGCGGCGGCCGGCGCCGCCGGTGCGCTCGCCGCACCCGCGGCCGCTGCCACGGCCGGTTCCGGGGGACACGGACGGCTCAGCCGCGTACCACGTGACCAGATCAGCGTGCAGCTCTACACGCTGCGCAACCAGCTCGCCATCGACCTGGAGGGGAGCCTCGCCGAGCTCGCCGAGATCGGGTACACCCGCATCGAGCACGCCGGCTTCGTCGGCCGCACCGCCGCGCAGTTCCGCGCCGCCCTCGACAACGCCGGCATCCGGGCCACCTCCGGGCACGTCGGCATCCCGCAGCCGTTCGACGCCGACACCTGGAAGCGTGCCCTCGAGGACGCCGCGATCGTCGGCAACAAGTTCATCGTCCACCCGTTCTTCGGCCAGGGCCCGAACGGCCCGATCCGGGACGCCGCGGTCTACCGGGCGTTCGCCGCCGACCTCAACAAGGCCGGCGCGCTGGCCCGCCGGGCCGGGCTGAGCTTCGGCTACCACAACCACCACGCGGAGTTCTTCCCGCAGACCCAGAACGTCAGGCCGGGCACCCGGGTGACCGGTTTCGACATCCTCACCGGCGAGACCGACCCGCGTCTCGTGCACCTGGAGGTCGACCTGTTCTGGGCGTACCGGGGCGCCAGCGACCCGGTCGACCTGATCAGGGAGCATCGCGGCCGGATCCGCCAGGTCCACGTCAAGGACCTGGACGCCAACGCCAGCTTCGCCGACCCCGGTGACGGCCTGATCGACTTCGGCCGGATCTTCGAGCATTCCCGTGAGGCGGGGCTGGTCGAGTACATCGTGGAGCGCGACGACGCCGGCTCGCCGCCCCGGACCCCGGCCGACGCCCTGGTCACCGCTGAGCGCGGATACGCGTACCTGAAGGGGCTTCGTTTCTGA
- a CDS encoding aspartate aminotransferase family protein, with protein sequence MSLLDRHRAVMPGWMPVYYGDDAIEIVSGSGRHVTGADGRTYLDFFGGVLTTMIGYDIAEISDAVRRQIGTGVAHTSTLYLIRQQVELAEKIARVSGIPDARVFFTNSGSEANESALLFAANVRRSNQILAIKNSYHGRTFATMAVTGHRSWSSSSLSPLTVNWLSSADRLRGRMAGLGAEDLLDAAVDDLREVLATVTAGDVAALIAEPIQGVGGFVHGPDGLLGAYQKVLAESGILLIADEVQTGWGRTGEHFWGYQAHGVTPDLITFAKGIGNGFALGGVVGRAEVMNAVPAISFSTFGGNPVSAAAGNAVLDYVLDHDLQGNAQRVGSILLGGLRSLDAAIVGEVRGRGLMIGIEFVRPGTTEPDPAATLRVFDRCREGGLLVGKGGLHGNVIRIGPPLTLTEEEARTGLSVLTDAITATDAEAHIS encoded by the coding sequence ATGAGTCTGCTGGATCGGCACCGAGCGGTCATGCCCGGCTGGATGCCGGTGTACTACGGCGACGACGCGATCGAGATCGTGTCCGGAAGTGGTCGTCACGTCACGGGAGCTGACGGGCGCACGTACCTGGACTTCTTCGGCGGGGTCCTGACCACGATGATCGGTTACGACATCGCCGAGATCAGCGACGCGGTCCGCCGCCAGATCGGCACCGGCGTCGCGCACACCTCCACGCTCTACCTGATCCGCCAGCAGGTCGAGCTCGCCGAGAAGATCGCCCGGGTCTCCGGCATCCCGGACGCGCGGGTCTTCTTCACCAACTCCGGGTCCGAGGCGAACGAGTCGGCGCTGCTCTTCGCCGCGAACGTGCGCCGCTCCAACCAGATCCTGGCGATCAAGAACAGCTATCACGGCCGGACGTTCGCCACGATGGCGGTGACCGGCCACCGGAGCTGGTCGTCGAGCTCGCTCAGCCCGCTCACGGTGAACTGGCTGTCGTCCGCCGACCGGCTGCGCGGTCGGATGGCCGGGCTCGGCGCCGAGGACCTGCTCGACGCGGCCGTCGACGACCTGCGCGAGGTGCTCGCCACGGTCACCGCCGGGGACGTGGCGGCGCTGATCGCCGAGCCGATCCAGGGTGTCGGCGGGTTCGTCCACGGGCCGGACGGGCTGCTCGGCGCGTACCAGAAGGTCCTCGCCGAATCCGGCATCCTGCTGATCGCCGATGAGGTGCAGACCGGCTGGGGCCGCACCGGCGAGCACTTCTGGGGGTACCAGGCGCACGGCGTCACCCCGGATCTGATCACGTTCGCCAAGGGGATCGGCAACGGGTTCGCGCTCGGCGGCGTGGTCGGCCGGGCCGAGGTGATGAACGCGGTGCCGGCGATCAGCTTCTCCACGTTCGGCGGCAACCCGGTCAGCGCGGCGGCCGGCAACGCGGTGCTCGACTACGTCCTCGACCACGACCTGCAGGGCAACGCGCAGCGGGTCGGATCGATCCTGCTCGGCGGGCTGCGCTCGCTGGACGCGGCGATCGTGGGCGAGGTGCGCGGGCGCGGGCTGATGATCGGCATCGAGTTCGTCCGTCCCGGCACCACCGAGCCGGACCCGGCCGCCACGTTGCGGGTCTTCGATCGGTGCCGGGAGGGCGGTCTGCTGGTCGGCAAGGGCGGCCTCCACGGCAACGTGATCCGGATCGGCCCGCCACTCACTCTGACCGAGGAGGAGGCCCGCACGGGCCTTTCCGTGCTGACCGACGCGATCACCGCGACCGACGCGGAAGCGCATATCTCCTGA
- a CDS encoding aminotransferase class I/II-fold pyridoxal phosphate-dependent enzyme yields MLTLISGAVQDRSARGIAAAVSRLITAGRLPAGIRLPTVRSVATELGVSPTTVSEAWRNLILAGAIQTRGRSGTFVSGPLPPRERLRYTQLSGVNVTLPKDLSTGVPDPALLPDLSGALRRIGDGRWAGSYLDDPVLPELESVLRERWPYPPERLTVVDGAMDALDRIAGATLRFGDHVLVENPAFAPLLDLLQAVGATVIGVPLDAAGLDPGALRQMLREYRPVALFLQPRAQNPTGTSMDPDRARALAEILLHAPSLLVVEDDHAGDIATAPPVSIGTHLPGRTVHVASFSKSHGPDLRLAAVGGPAHVIDAVCDRRLLGPGWSSRLLQGVLLDLLTDRRVIAQVAAARETYAARRAALLAVLHARGVQATAADGINMWMTVPDQQNAMVALAAHGVAAAPGAPFCVGPLPDDHLRITAGLVAGGYDDLAGVLASAAYQASRGSGRRGQGHPRGWR; encoded by the coding sequence TTGCTGACTCTGATCAGCGGGGCGGTTCAGGACCGCAGCGCGCGCGGCATCGCGGCGGCCGTGAGCCGGCTGATCACCGCCGGCCGGCTGCCGGCCGGGATCCGGTTGCCCACCGTGCGCTCGGTCGCCACCGAGCTCGGGGTCAGCCCCACCACCGTGAGCGAGGCGTGGCGCAACCTGATCCTGGCCGGGGCGATACAGACCCGCGGGCGGTCGGGCACGTTCGTCTCGGGTCCGCTCCCGCCGCGGGAGCGCCTGCGGTACACCCAGCTCAGCGGGGTGAACGTGACCCTGCCGAAGGATCTCTCCACCGGCGTGCCGGACCCGGCGCTGCTGCCCGACCTGAGCGGCGCGCTGCGCCGGATCGGCGACGGGCGGTGGGCCGGCAGCTATCTCGACGACCCGGTCCTGCCGGAGCTGGAATCGGTGCTGCGGGAGCGCTGGCCGTACCCTCCGGAGCGCCTCACCGTGGTGGACGGGGCGATGGACGCCCTGGACCGGATCGCCGGCGCGACGCTGCGGTTCGGCGACCACGTGCTCGTCGAGAACCCCGCGTTCGCGCCGCTGCTCGACCTGCTCCAGGCGGTCGGCGCCACCGTGATCGGTGTGCCGCTGGACGCCGCCGGACTTGACCCGGGAGCGCTGCGGCAGATGCTGCGCGAGTACCGGCCGGTCGCGCTCTTCCTCCAGCCCCGCGCCCAGAACCCGACCGGCACGAGCATGGATCCGGACCGGGCGCGGGCGCTCGCCGAGATCCTGCTGCACGCGCCGAGTCTCCTGGTCGTCGAGGACGACCATGCCGGCGACATCGCCACCGCGCCGCCGGTCAGCATCGGCACACACCTGCCCGGCCGGACCGTGCACGTCGCCAGCTTCTCCAAGAGTCACGGCCCCGACCTGCGGCTCGCGGCGGTCGGCGGGCCGGCGCACGTGATCGACGCGGTCTGCGACCGGCGGCTGCTCGGTCCCGGGTGGTCCAGCCGGCTGCTCCAGGGCGTACTGCTGGATCTGCTCACCGACCGGCGGGTGATCGCCCAGGTCGCCGCCGCCCGGGAGACCTACGCGGCGCGGCGCGCCGCGCTGCTCGCGGTGCTGCACGCCCGCGGCGTCCAGGCCACCGCGGCCGACGGAATCAACATGTGGATGACCGTTCCTGATCAGCAGAACGCGATGGTGGCGCTGGCCGCGCACGGGGTCGCGGCGGCGCCCGGCGCGCCGTTCTGTGTCGGCCCGCTTCCCGACGACCACCTGCGGATCACCGCCGGCCTGGTCGCCGGCGGCTACGACGACCTGGCCGGGGTGCTCGCCTCGGCCGCCTACCAGGCCAGCCGCGGCAGCGGCCGGCGCGGCCAGGGGCACCCCCGCGGCTGGCGCTGA